A DNA window from Pseudomonas sp. B21-056 contains the following coding sequences:
- a CDS encoding alkaline phosphatase family protein, which produces MKHNVILVVLDGLNYEVARHAMGHLQAYVSAGRAALYKLECELPALSRPLYECILTGVVPIDSGIVHNNVSRLSTQRSVFHYATEAGLSTAAAAYHWVSELYNASPFVAGRDRHTDNPDLPIQYGHFYWNDHYPDSHLFADAEHLRQRYNPNFLLVHPMNIDDAGHKHGLDTPQYRNSARSADINLAAYLQAWLDGGYQVLVTADHGMNNDRSHNGLLAEEREVPLFVLGDGFSLDPAAAPRQTELCGTLCQLLGVAHDKPYCQELLK; this is translated from the coding sequence ATGAAGCACAACGTCATCCTGGTAGTGCTCGACGGCCTCAACTACGAAGTCGCCCGGCATGCCATGGGGCATTTGCAGGCTTACGTCAGCGCAGGACGCGCGGCTCTCTACAAACTGGAATGTGAACTGCCGGCCCTGTCCCGCCCGCTCTATGAATGCATCCTCACCGGCGTCGTGCCCATCGACAGCGGCATCGTGCACAACAACGTCTCTCGCCTGTCGACCCAACGCAGCGTCTTCCACTACGCCACCGAAGCCGGCTTGAGCACCGCGGCCGCGGCTTATCATTGGGTCAGCGAGCTCTACAACGCCTCGCCGTTCGTGGCGGGTCGTGACCGGCATACCGACAACCCCGACCTGCCGATCCAGTACGGGCATTTCTACTGGAATGACCACTACCCCGATTCCCACCTGTTCGCCGACGCCGAACACTTGCGCCAGCGCTACAACCCGAATTTCCTGCTGGTGCACCCGATGAACATCGACGATGCCGGCCACAAGCACGGCCTCGACACCCCGCAATACCGCAACAGCGCCCGCTCGGCCGACATCAACCTGGCGGCCTATCTGCAAGCCTGGCTCGACGGCGGTTACCAGGTGCTGGTGACCGCCGATCACGGCATGAACAACGACCGCTCTCACAACGGCCTGTTGGCCGAGGAACGGGAGGTGCCGCTGTTCGTGCTTGGGGACGGCTTCAGCCTCGACCCCGCCGCCGCGCCCCGGCAGACCGAGCTGTGCGGCACCCTTTGCCAGTTGCTCGGCGTTGCTCACGACAAACCCTATTGCCAGGAGTTGCTCAAGTGA
- a CDS encoding ABC transporter permease — protein MTRGKWLAALCLVPFAIFFIVFQIAPLLWVLVNSLESEEFGWGLANFSKIFSSKFYLQAIQHSLEISFWSSVFGIIIAVLGSYSLRRVDSKLRNFVNAFANMTSNFAGVPLAFAFIILLGFNGSITLMLKQAGIIEDFNLYSKTGLIILYTYFQIPLGVLLLYPAFDALREDWRESAALLGASGWQFWRHIGLPVLTPALLGTFVILLANALGAYATVYALTTGNFNVLPIRIAAMVSGDISLDPNMASALAVVLVALMTLVTVVHQLLLKRSYHVSR, from the coding sequence ATGACGCGCGGCAAATGGCTGGCAGCGTTGTGCCTGGTGCCCTTCGCGATTTTCTTCATCGTGTTCCAGATCGCCCCGCTGCTCTGGGTGCTGGTCAATAGCCTGGAATCGGAAGAGTTCGGCTGGGGCCTGGCCAATTTCAGCAAGATCTTCAGTTCGAAGTTCTACCTGCAAGCGATCCAGCACAGCCTGGAAATCAGCTTCTGGTCCAGCGTGTTCGGGATCATCATCGCGGTGCTCGGCAGCTATTCACTGCGTCGGGTCGATTCGAAACTGCGCAACTTCGTCAACGCTTTCGCCAACATGACCAGCAACTTCGCCGGCGTGCCCCTGGCCTTTGCCTTCATCATTCTGCTGGGGTTCAACGGCAGCATCACCCTCATGCTCAAGCAGGCGGGGATCATCGAGGACTTCAACCTGTACTCGAAAACCGGGTTGATCATCCTCTACACCTACTTCCAGATTCCCCTCGGCGTGCTGCTGCTCTATCCAGCCTTCGATGCACTGCGCGAAGACTGGCGCGAGTCCGCCGCCCTGCTGGGCGCCAGTGGCTGGCAGTTCTGGCGACACATCGGGCTGCCGGTGCTGACCCCGGCGCTGCTGGGTACCTTCGTGATCCTGCTGGCCAACGCCCTCGGCGCCTATGCCACGGTCTATGCCCTGACCACCGGCAACTTCAACGTGCTGCCGATTCGTATCGCCGCCATGGTCTCCGGCGACATCTCCCTCGACCCGAACATGGCCAGCGCCCTGGCCGTGGTGCTGGTGGCGTTGATGACCCTGGTGACCGTCGTCCATCAGTTGCTGCTCAAGAGGAGCTACCATGTCTCGCGCTGA
- a CDS encoding ABC transporter permease, which yields MSRAESSPVGLYHRAVVYLLFAILLLPLAGTLIYSIASSWSATVLPSGFTFKWYVQLWSDPRFLSAFGQSLIVCVGALVLSVVLILPLLFVVHYHFPKLDALMNILILLPFAVPPVVSSVGLLQLYGSGPLAMVGTPWILIGCYFTVALPFMYRAITNNLQAINLRDLMDAAQLLGASTFQAALLVVLPNLRKGLMVALLLSFSFLFGEFVFANILVGTRYETLQVYLNNMRNSSGHFTSALVISYFFFVLVLTWAANILNKDKSQ from the coding sequence ATGTCTCGCGCTGAATCGAGCCCTGTCGGCCTCTATCATCGGGCGGTGGTGTACCTGCTGTTCGCCATCCTGCTGCTACCCCTGGCCGGCACGCTGATCTATTCCATCGCCAGCAGTTGGTCAGCCACCGTGCTGCCTTCAGGCTTCACCTTCAAATGGTATGTGCAGTTGTGGAGCGACCCGCGCTTTCTCAGCGCCTTCGGCCAGTCGCTGATCGTCTGCGTCGGCGCACTGGTGCTCTCGGTGGTGCTGATCCTACCACTGTTGTTCGTGGTGCATTACCACTTCCCGAAACTCGACGCACTGATGAACATCCTCATCCTGCTGCCCTTTGCGGTGCCGCCGGTGGTGTCGTCGGTAGGGCTGTTGCAACTCTATGGCTCCGGGCCGCTGGCAATGGTGGGGACGCCGTGGATCCTGATCGGCTGCTACTTCACCGTCGCCCTGCCGTTCATGTACCGCGCCATCACCAACAACCTGCAAGCCATCAACCTGCGGGACTTGATGGACGCCGCCCAACTGCTCGGCGCCAGCACCTTCCAGGCGGCCTTACTGGTGGTGCTGCCGAACCTGCGCAAGGGTTTGATGGTGGCGCTGTTGCTGTCGTTCTCGTTCCTCTTCGGTGAATTCGTGTTCGCCAACATCCTGGTGGGCACCCGCTATGAAACCCTGCAGGTCTACCTGAACAACATGCGCAACAGCAGCGGCCACTTCACCAGTGCCCTGGTGATT